The proteins below are encoded in one region of Dioscorea cayenensis subsp. rotundata cultivar TDr96_F1 chromosome 18, TDr96_F1_v2_PseudoChromosome.rev07_lg8_w22 25.fasta, whole genome shotgun sequence:
- the LOC120282174 gene encoding pentatricopeptide repeat-containing protein At5g15300-like, giving the protein MIRKSRRKREHAEIWPWCRSLRALRQIHGLMVVRGFLSDPSTLRELIFCSAISIPFAMPYALQLFDQIPHPDLFIWNTVIRGAAHTATPLDAVSLFSRMELSGARPNKLTFPFLLRACTKLSSPFLGSQFHSKILKLG; this is encoded by the exons ATGATCAGGAAGTCGAGGAGGAAGCGAGAGCACGCGGAGATCTGGCCATGGTGCCGGAGTCTCCGCGCTCTCCGGCAAATCCATGGCCTCATGGTCGTCCGGGGCTTCCTCTCCGACCCCTCCACCCTGCGTGAGCTCATCTTCTGCTCCGCTATCTCTATCCCTTTCGCCATGCCTTACGCCCTCCAACTGTTCGACCAAATTCCCCATCCAGACCTCTTCATTTGGAACACTGTCATTCGCGGCGCTGCGCACACTGCCACTCCGCTTGATGCTGTGTCTCTCTTCTCTCGCATGGAGCTATCCGGTGCTCGGCCCAACAAGCTCACCTTCCCTTTCCTCCTTCGAGCTTGTACCAAACTCTCATCGCCATTTCTTGGTTCTCAGTTCCATTCGAAGATTTTGAAGTTGGG CTGA